Proteins from one Penaeus vannamei isolate JL-2024 chromosome 8, ASM4276789v1, whole genome shotgun sequence genomic window:
- the LOC113811074 gene encoding keratin-associated protein 5-8-like → MKRFSIFLQLLAVTLTWYLVTSRKIDCAAVKCFGPPLVEGCTAKGSPGSCCPKWRCKPVCDDGTKCKPFTFPDCQPVFTNGTCCPSCRGYN, encoded by the exons ATGAAGCGGTTTAGCATTTTCCTGCAGCTGCTGGCGGTGACCTTGACCTGGTACTTGGTCACATCCAGAAAGA TTGATTGTGCTGCTGTGAAATGCTTCGGTCCTCCCCTGGTCGAAGGCTGCACAGCAAAGGGATCTCCGGGATCTTGCTGCCCTAAATGGAGGTGCAA GCCTGTGTGTGATGATGGGACCAAGTGTAAGCCCTTTACCTTCCCCGACTGCCAACCTGTGTTTACTAACGGGACCTGTTGCCCATCCTGCAGAGG CTACAATTAA